One segment of Yersinia kristensenii DNA contains the following:
- the dhaL gene encoding dihydroxyacetone kinase subunit DhaL: MGLTKQQIVSWLQLCAEVFSEQRDFLTQLDTDIGDGDHGLNMNRGFNKVVEKLPSFADKDIGFILKNTGMTLLSSVGGASGPLFGTFFIRAAQSTNAKQSLDLPAVCQMFKDGVEGVVMRGKAEPGDKTMCDVWWAVVSQLEQANQQDVPLVDALQQTVARAQQALAETITMQARKGRASYLGERSIGHQDPGATSAMLMMQALWQVASH, encoded by the coding sequence ATGGGACTTACCAAACAACAAATTGTCAGCTGGTTACAGTTATGCGCTGAGGTTTTTAGCGAACAGCGAGATTTTCTGACACAGTTGGATACCGACATCGGCGATGGCGACCACGGCCTAAATATGAATCGTGGCTTTAATAAAGTGGTCGAGAAACTGCCCTCTTTTGCCGATAAAGACATTGGTTTTATCTTGAAGAACACCGGTATGACCCTGCTTTCCAGTGTCGGGGGGGCTAGCGGCCCCTTATTCGGGACTTTCTTTATTCGTGCAGCCCAAAGCACCAATGCTAAACAAAGCCTTGATCTGCCAGCAGTTTGTCAGATGTTTAAAGATGGGGTCGAAGGGGTGGTGATGCGCGGCAAAGCTGAGCCAGGCGATAAAACCATGTGCGATGTTTGGTGGGCAGTGGTCTCGCAACTTGAGCAAGCTAATCAACAGGATGTGCCGCTGGTGGATGCTTTGCAGCAAACCGTCGCAAGGGCCCAGCAAGCATTGGCAGAGACTATCACTATGCAGGCCCGCAAAGGCCGCGCCAGTTATCTTGGTGAGCGAAGTATTGGCCATCAAGACCCTGGGGCGACATCAGCAATGTTGATGATGCAAGCGCTATGGCAGGTTGCCAGCCACTAA
- the dhaK gene encoding dihydroxyacetone kinase subunit DhaK — protein MKKLINSVESVLQEQIKGLVEAHPELVLHQEPLFITRADAPVIGKVALMSGGGSGHEPMHCGFIGEGMLDGACPGEIFTSPTPDQMYECGQAIDGGQGVLMLIKNYTGDILNFETAAELLHAGGTAVGTLVIDDDVAVKDSLYTAGRRGVANTVIIEKLLGAAAVRGDSLDECVALGQKINNQGHSIGIALGACTVPAAGKPSFTLAENEMEFGVGIHGEPGIERRPFISLNDTVDAMFQTLIDHGSYQRTLRHWDRQAEDWSETRQTKQPLAKGDRVIALVNNLGATPLSELYGVWHRLAACCSDFGLTIERKLIGSYCTSLDMQGMSITLLKVDDELLSLWDAPVNTPALVKK, from the coding sequence ATGAAAAAATTAATTAACAGCGTTGAGAGTGTATTGCAGGAACAAATTAAGGGGTTGGTTGAAGCCCATCCTGAGCTGGTATTGCATCAGGAACCGCTTTTTATCACTCGGGCAGACGCACCGGTGATAGGGAAAGTCGCTTTGATGTCTGGTGGTGGCAGCGGCCATGAACCCATGCATTGTGGTTTTATTGGCGAAGGTATGCTGGATGGTGCTTGCCCAGGTGAGATTTTCACCTCACCGACTCCAGATCAAATGTATGAGTGTGGCCAAGCCATTGATGGCGGGCAGGGCGTGCTGATGCTAATTAAAAATTACACTGGCGATATTCTGAACTTTGAAACGGCGGCAGAGTTGTTACATGCCGGTGGAACGGCGGTTGGTACCCTGGTGATTGATGATGATGTCGCCGTCAAAGACAGCCTGTACACCGCCGGGCGGCGCGGGGTAGCCAATACAGTCATTATTGAAAAACTACTCGGTGCCGCGGCGGTCCGTGGTGATTCACTGGATGAATGTGTAGCGCTCGGCCAGAAAATCAACAATCAGGGGCACTCAATTGGTATCGCGCTCGGGGCCTGTACAGTGCCTGCGGCGGGTAAACCATCCTTTACCTTAGCTGAAAACGAGATGGAATTTGGGGTGGGGATTCATGGCGAACCCGGTATCGAACGGCGGCCGTTTATCTCTTTGAATGATACTGTGGATGCGATGTTCCAGACCTTGATTGACCACGGTAGCTACCAGCGCACATTGCGCCACTGGGACAGACAAGCAGAAGACTGGAGTGAAACACGCCAGACTAAGCAACCACTGGCGAAAGGCGATCGAGTCATTGCTCTGGTCAATAACTTGGGCGCGACGCCGCTATCCGAACTTTATGGTGTCTGGCATCGTCTGGCGGCCTGTTGTAGCGATTTTGGTTTGACCATCGAGCGCAAATTGATCGGCTCTTATTGCACCTCGCTGGATATGCAGGGCATGTCCATCACGCTGTTGAAGGTGGATGATGAGTTGCTGTCATTGTGGGATGCCCCCGTGAATACACCGGCGCTGGTTAAAAAATAA
- a CDS encoding glycerol dehydrogenase encodes MLKVIQSPSKYIQGANALQSIGEFAKLLANNYFIIADDFVMKLTADAVGTSLQASELENHFSRFNGECSRHEIERLTVELKKNHCNGVIGIGGGKTLDTAKAIAHYQHIPVIVVPTIASTDAPTSALSVIYTEQGEFAEYLIYPKNPDIVLMDTAIIAKAPVRLLVAGMGDALSTYFEAQACFDAKAISMAGGASTLAAVTLARLCYETLLAEGYKAKLAVEAGVVTEAVERIIEANTYLSGIGFESSGLAAAHAIHNGFTVLEECHHLYHGEKVAFGTLAQLVLQNSSMEEIETVLSFCQQLGLPITLAEMGVSQDIERKIRAVAEASCAEGETIHNMPFAVTADSVYAAIIVADRLGQAFLN; translated from the coding sequence ATGCTGAAAGTCATTCAATCTCCGTCTAAATATATTCAAGGTGCCAATGCACTACAGTCCATTGGTGAATTCGCTAAGTTACTGGCTAATAACTATTTTATTATTGCCGATGATTTTGTCATGAAGCTAACGGCAGATGCTGTTGGCACCAGTCTACAAGCCAGTGAGCTAGAAAATCATTTCAGCCGCTTTAACGGCGAGTGTTCCCGTCACGAAATTGAGCGTCTAACGGTTGAGCTGAAAAAAAATCACTGTAATGGTGTGATTGGTATTGGTGGCGGGAAAACCCTCGATACAGCTAAAGCGATTGCTCACTATCAGCACATCCCAGTGATTGTGGTGCCCACCATTGCTTCTACCGATGCACCAACCAGTGCGTTATCAGTGATTTATACCGAACAGGGCGAATTCGCCGAGTATCTGATTTACCCCAAAAACCCCGACATTGTACTGATGGATACCGCGATTATTGCCAAAGCGCCAGTGCGCTTGCTGGTCGCCGGTATGGGTGACGCGCTCTCGACCTACTTTGAAGCGCAAGCCTGTTTCGATGCCAAAGCTATCAGCATGGCCGGTGGAGCGTCGACATTAGCCGCAGTGACTCTGGCCCGTTTATGCTACGAAACCCTGCTGGCAGAAGGTTACAAAGCTAAGTTGGCGGTGGAAGCAGGCGTGGTCACCGAAGCGGTAGAACGCATCATAGAAGCCAATACTTATTTGAGTGGCATTGGCTTTGAAAGTAGTGGCTTAGCGGCGGCCCACGCCATTCATAATGGCTTCACTGTATTGGAAGAGTGTCACCATCTGTATCACGGTGAGAAAGTGGCTTTCGGCACCTTGGCGCAGCTTGTGCTTCAGAACAGCAGTATGGAAGAGATCGAAACCGTGCTTTCATTCTGCCAACAATTAGGTTTACCCATCACATTGGCCGAAATGGGGGTTTCACAAGATATCGAGCGCAAAATTCGTGCAGTCGCCGAGGCCAGCTGTGCCGAGGGTGAAACTATTCACAACATGCCGTTCGCCGTCACAGCAGACAGCGTTTATGCCGCTATTATTGTGGCAGACCGTTTAGGTCAGGCTTTCCTCAATTAA